Genomic window (Polaromonas sp. JS666):
AGTCAGGCCGCGCTGTAAAACGCTGGCCGTTGATGTGAGCTCAGGCGTCGAGGTTTCGAAAGGAATCAAGAGCGCCGACAAAATCAACCAATTTGTCGCAGCCGTACGCGCTGCCGACGAGCAACTTGCGAAGACCCAAACCCATCATGTTCGACTACCACCAACCTGACCCGACCGGCCATTTCGGCATTTACGGCGGCAGTTTCGTTTCCGAGACACTGACCCACGCGATCAATGAGCTGAAAGACGCCTACGCGAAGTACCAGAACGACCCGGAATTCCTGGCCGAATTCCATTCAGAGCTGGCCCACTTCGTGGGCCGTCCCTCTCCCATTTACCATGCGGCCCGCATGAGCCGCGAACAGGGCGGTGCGCAGATCTACCTGAAGCGCGAAGACCTGAACCATACCGGCGCGCACAAGATCAACAACACCATCGGCCAGGCCATGCTGGCCCGCCGCATGGGCAAGACGCGCATCATTGCTGAAACCGGCGCCGGCCAGCACGGCGTGGCAACCGCCACCATCTGCGCGCGTTATGGCCTGGAATGCGTGGTCTACATGGGCAGCGAAGACGTCAAGCGCCAGAGCCCCAATGTCTACCGCATGAAGCTGCTGGGCGCCACGGTGGTTCCGGTTGAAAGCGGCAGCAAGACGCTGAAAGATGCACTCAACGAGGCCATGCGCGACTGGGTCGCCAATGTGGACAACACCTTCTACATCATCGGCACCGTGGCGGGGCCGCACCCCTACCCCATGATGGTCCGCGACTTCCAGAGCGTGATCGGTACCGAATGCCTGGCGCAAATGCCGGAATTCATCGGTAACCGCCAGCCCGATGCGGTGATTGCCTGCGTCGGTGGGGGCAGCAATGCCATGGGCATTTTCTACCCCTATATTGCGCATGAAGAAACCCGCCTGATCGGCGTGGAAGCGGCCGGCGAGGGCCTGGAGAGCGGCAAGCACTCCGCATCGCTGCAGCGCGGCCTGCCCGGCGTGCTGCACGGCAACCGTACCTATGTCCTGCAAAACGACGATGGCCAGGTGACCGAGACGCACAGCATCAGCGCCGGACTCGACTACCCCGGCGTGGGGCCCGAGCATGCCTTCCTGAAGGACATTGGCCGCGCCGAATATGTGGGCATCACGGACACCGAAGCGCTGGAAGCCTTCCATTACCTGTGCCGTACCGAGGGCATCATTGCCGCGCTGGAGTCCAGCCACGCCGTGGCCTACGCGATGAAACTTGCCAAAACCATGCGCAGCGACCAGAGCATCCTGGTCAACCTGTCGGGCCGGGGCGACAAGGACATCGGCACGGTGGCCGACCTCTCGGGCGCAGACTTTTATGACCGGCCGTCGATGCGCGGCCTGGCCGTCAAGGGCGGCGAACAACCAAAGGAATTTTCCGACGGGCCGCCCCTAGGAAAATTAGCCCCCTCGGGGGGCAGCGCAGTACGCGAAGCGACAAGCGTGGGGGCCAGGAAATGAGCCGCATTGCTTCTACCTTTTCCGCGCTGAAAAGCCAGGGCCGCAAGGCCCTGATTCCCTACGTCACCGCAGGCTTCCCCTTCGCCGATATCACGCCTGAGCTGATGCACAGCATGGTGGCCGGCGGCGCCGATGTGATTGAGCTGGGCGTGCCTTTCTCGGACCCGAGCGCCGACGGCCCGGTGATCCAGAAAGCCGGAGAAAAAGCCCTGGCCCTCGGCATCGGCCTGGCCCAGGTGCTGGAGATGGTGCGTGTCTTCCGTCAAAAGGACGGCACCACGCCGGTGGTCCTGATGGGCTATGCCAACCCGGTGGAGCGCTACGACATCAAGCACGGCGGCAGCGCAACGGAAAGCGCCTTTATCCGCGACGCCGCACAAGCGGGTGTGGATGGTGTGCTGATCGTCGACTACCCGCCCGAGGAGTGCGTGGAATTTGCCGCTCGCCTGCGCGCCCACAACATGGACCTGATATTTTTGCTGGCGCCCACTTCTACCTCCGCGCGCATGGCGCAGGTTGCCGAAGTCGCCAGCGGTTATGTGTACTATGTTTCGCTCAAGGGCGTGACCGGGGCCGGTACGCTGGATGTCGATGCCGTGGAGGCCATGCTGCCGCGCATCCGCCAGCACGTGAAGGTGCCTGTCGGCGTGGGTTTTGGCATTCGCGACGCAGCGACCGCCAAAGCCATCGGCAAGGTGGCGGATGCGGTCGTGATCGGCAGCAAGATCATCCAGTTGATCGAAAACCAGCCGCGAGACAAGGTTGCGACCGTGGCCCGCGACTTTCTGAAAGAAATCCGTGCGGCTCTGGACTGATTTTCAGCCATCCAAAGCCGGCGCATAATTGCGCTTTTCGCGCGGCGACAGCCGCTGCGACGGCGAACGCGCTTGACGCAGAAGCATCTCAACAAGGACTGACGACATGTCTTGGTTAGAAAAACTACTCCCTCCGAAGATCAGCCCAACCGACCCGACCGAGCGCCGCAGCGTGCCCGAAGGCCTGTGGATCAAATGTCCCAGCTGCGAGGCCGTGCTGTACAAGACCGATCTGGAAAAGAACCAGAACGTCTGCCCGCAATGCAGCCACCACCACCGCATTGGCGCGCGCGCCCGGCTGGATGCCTTTCTCGACGCCGAAGGCCGCTATGAGCTGGGCCAGGAAGTGCTGCCAGTCGATGCGCTCAAGTTCAAGGACAGCCGAAAATACCCCGAGCGCCTGAAAGAGGCGCTGGAAAACACCGGCGAAACCGATGCGCTCATCGTGATGGGCGGCGCCGTGCACAGCATTGGTGTCGTGGTGGCCTGCTTTGAATTCGACTTCATGGGCGGCAGCATGGGCAGCGTGGTCGGTGAGCGCTTTGTGCGCGGCGTGCACGCAGCCATCGAGCAGAAAGTGCCCTTCATCTGCTTCACCGCCACTGGTGGCGCGCGCATGCAGGAGGGCCTGTTGAGCCTGATGCAGATGGCCAAGACCAATGCGGCACTGACCCGCCTGGCCAAAAAAGGCCTGCCTTACGTGAGCGTGCTGACCGACCCGACAATGGGCGGCGTGAGCGCCGGCTTTGCCTTTGTCGGCGACATCGTGATTGCCGAGCCGAAGGCGCTGATCGGTTTTGCCGGCCCGCGTGTCATCGAGTCCACCGTGCGTGTGACCCTGCCAGAGGGCTTTCAACGCGCCGAGTTCCTGCAGACCAAAGGGGCCGTCGACTTTATTTGCGACCGGCGCGAATTGCGCAAGACGGTGGCGAGCTCGCTGGCCATGCTGCTCCGGCAGCCGGCCGACGCTGTCAGCTGAACCCGGGGATTCGCCCCGCAGCCCGCTCCACGCCTCCTGTGGCAAGCCTGCACACGCACGCACAAGCACCACGCAATAGCCCGCATCCGGTCAGGCACATCCAGCAGCAGCAAAGTGCGGGGCACGAAGGGCGTGGGATGATGTGCCTAGCTGTAACTTGACGCATGACGCCATGTCCGAAGCCCTGACCCTGACCTCCCTGCCGCTATTTCCACTGGGCACGGTCCTCTATCCCGGCGGCCTGCTGCCCCTGCGGATTTTTGAAGTCCGCTACCTCGACATGATCGGCAAGTGCCACAAGGCGGGCGCGCCTTTTGGCGTAGTCTCGCTGACCGAGGGCTCGGAGGTACGCCGGCCTGGCCATGCGGAACCCAGCGGGGACGGCTTTGCCCATGAGGCGTTCAGCACCGTGGGCACCCTGGCCACGATCACCGAATTTGCAGCCCCGCAAGCCGGCTTGATGGTCATCCGGTGCATCGGGACCCAGCGTTTTACAATTTCCAGCAGCGAAAAAATGAAACATGGCTTGTGGATCGCCAATGTCACGCGCCAGGACGACGATATTGCCGTGAAGATTCCGGAGGACCTGCAGGACACGGCCGACGCGCTTGGCAAGCTGATCCAGACCCTGCAGTCGCGCGGCGTGCCCGCCGGACAAATGCCCGTGCTGGCGCCCTACAGGCTCCAGGACTGCGGCTGGGTGGCCAATCGCTGGTGCGAATTGCTGCCAATCCCGCTGGAACTCAAGCAGCGCCTGATGGAGCTGGACAACCCGCTGCTCAGGCTGGAACTGGTGGGTGACATCCTGGGTCGAACCGGCATCGCCCTCTGACGCCTCCTCCGGCGCTCCGCCTTCTGCGCCGTATTGGGGTATTGGCGTCCAAACCGGGAAATTCCGCCGGTTCCAGACTCCCAACCCGGAAAACAGCCGCTTAAAAACCTAAAATCATGGGTTCGGCGCCTTTCGGCCATTTTGAAATGGCGCAGCGCCCTGCACTTTCGACCTTTTTCCGGAACACCCACCCCTATGTCCATCCACCCCGCTTTGCCCGCAGCCGACAATGCGATTCCCACCCCGCCAGACGACAACCAGCTGATGGTCGAGCGGCGCGAAAAGCTCAAGGCCCTGCGCAGCGCCGGCGTCGCTTTTCCGAATGACGTCCGACCCGAGCACCGGGCCGAGGCACTGTTTGCGCAGTACGACAGCAAGACCAAGGAAGAGCTGGGACCTTTGGCCGTGAAGGTGAGCGTCGCCGGCCGCATGATGCTCAAGCGGGTGATGGGAAAAGCCAGCTTTGCCACCCTGCAGGACGCTTCGTTTGGTCCGTCGGGTGGGCGCATCCAGGTGTACATCAACAACGAGGGCGTGGGCGAAGAAGTTCACAACGCCTTCAAGCATTGGGACCTGGGCGACATCGTCGCGGCCACCGGTACGCTGTTCAAGACCAAGACCGGCGAGCTGTCGATTCATGCCACCAGTATCCGGCTGGTCACCAAAAGCCTGCGCCCCCTGCCCGACAAATTCCACGGCATGGCCGACCAGGAAGTCAAATACCGCCAGCGCTATGTGGACCTGATCATGGACGAGTCCGCCCGCAAGCGCTTCATGGCGCGCAGCAAGGCGGTGAGTGGCCTTCGCGAATTCATGGTGGCCCATGATTTCCTCGAGGTGGAAACTCCCATGCTGCATCCGATTCCGGGTGGCGCCAATGCCAGGCCGTTCAAGACGCATCACAACGCGCTGGACCAGGAAATGTTCCTGCGTATCGCGCCCGAGCTTTACCTGAAACGCCTGATCGTTGGCGGCTTTGAACGTGTGTTCGAGATCAACCGCAGCTACCGCAACGAAGGCATCAGCGTGCGGCACAACCCCGAGTTCACCATGATGGAGTTCTACGCGGCCTGGTGGAATTATTCGGACCTGATGACCTTCACCGAAGCCCTGATTCGGGACGCGGCCCAGAAGGTGACGGGCTCCCTGCAATTGAGCTATGGCGGCAAGGCGGTTGACCTGAGCCAGCCCTTTGAGCGTCTCACCATTCGCGAAGCCATTCTGAAGCACACCGAAGCCGGCGAGCACGTTGACGACATGGTGTGGCTGACCAACGCCCTGAAGAAACTCGGTGCAACCGAAGCCAAGGACCGCTTGTCCACACGCTCGCTGGCCAGCCTGCAGGTCCTGTATTTTGAGGAAACGGTCGAGGAAAAACTCTGGCAGCCAACCTTCATCATGGAGCACCCGACCGAAATCTCGCCGCTGGCGCGCGCCAACGATGCGCGCCCCGAGGTCACGGAACGCTTTGAGCTCTACATCACCGGCCGCGAATTCGGCAATGGTTTTTCCGAGCTGAACGATGCCGAGGAGCAGGCGGCCCGCTTCAACGCGCAGGTGGCTGCCAAGGACGACGGCGACGACGAAGCCATGTTCTACGACCATGACTTCATCCGCGCCCTCGAATACGGCATGCCGCCGACCGGCGGCTGCGGCGTGGGCATAGACCGGCTGATGATGCTACTGACCGACAGCCCCAGCATTCGCGATGTGATCTTGTTCCCCGCGCTACGCCGCGAAGCGTAAGCGCGCCGCAGGGGCGCGCCTGCGCAGGCAACACGCCGGACAGGCCGGACCCGGTTCAGCCCTTGCGCTTTTTGAGCTTGTGCAGGTAGTTGTCCAGAACAGAGCGGATTTTGTGGCGCACGGTCTTGCGTGCTGCGGGTGCAGGCGCGGGGGCCTGTACTGGTGCCGATACCTTGACGGCACCCGTTGATACTGGAGGCAAGGTTGCCGGCTTGCCGCGCTCGCTGGCCTCTACGGCTTGCGGGCGTTCCGGGTGCGCCGGCTGCCCATTCGCATTCGTCACCGGCATGCGCAAATCATCAAGATAATCCCGCGCAATGTTCACACTGTCCTTCACGCCCAGCGCCGGGTAGTGCTTGTCCAGCCACTCCTTGCCGCACCGGACGCCCAGGTCACGCAGACCGTGAATCAGGCTGGCCTCGGTCGATGACTTGGTCGAGGCCGTGAACCGCTCAAGCGCCTCGCCACCGTCCACCCGGTGCATCAGCACATTCTTGTAATGCCCCGGATCGAGCTTGCCTTCGGCCAGCAGGCGCTTGACGAAATCAATGGCACGCATCTCGGCAATCAACCCGGCATTGAAGGTGATTTCATTGATGCGGTCCATGATCTCGTTCGCGTTGGTCGGCAGCGACTCGCGCTTGATGGGATTGATCTGCACCAGCACGATATCGCGGCTGTTGCAGTGGTAAATCAGTGGATGGATCGCAGGATTACCCGAATAACCACCGTCCCAGAAATGACTGCCTTCAATCTCCACCGCCTGGAACACCATCGGCAGGCAGGCCGATGCCATCACGGCACTGGCCGTCAGGCGTTTGCCTGAAAACACCTCGGCCTTGCCGCTGCTGACGCGCGTGGCCACCACAAATACCTTGGGCGTACCGGGGTCACGGGCAGCCGCCAGCCGTTCGAAATCGACCTGGCCTTCCAGGAATTTCCTGAGGGGGTTGATGTCAAAGGGGTTGCTCTGGTAAGGCGACAGCGTATTGGCCCAGTAGCGGGTCATGGCATCGGTCCATAACCTGGACGGTCCCGCAGACGTCCCCATCGTCATGTGGCCGAACAGGATGTCAAACGGAGCGCGCTGCATTTTGGACATCGATGACGACAGCGCGCCCATGTTGACGATGCCGTTCCAGAAGCTGGCCAGCGCTTCGCGTGCTGCGTCATGCTGCTGCACTCTGGATTTTCCCTCGGCACCGGCAAAACCATGCGCCAGCGCCACCGCATTCATGGCCCCTGCGCTGGTGCCGCTCATTCCCTCGATATCGATGCGCCCGTCTTCGAGCAGCGCGTCGAGCACGCCCCATGTGAAGGCGCCGTGCGAGCCACCGCCCTGCAAAGCCAGGTTGACGCGACAGGGTGCAATGGTTGTGACGTTGTTCATGGGCCAAGGTTAGCAAAAAATGGTGTCAGCGCCCGCCACACGCGTCTTGGCAGCCACACGACTAAAATCAGGAGGCTTCCCCCGCATCCGGGAAACACCTGCGCTTTCCGGGCTGTCAGGCATCCGGCTTCCTGTCGGCAAACGTCGTTGGCCATCAAATCAATAGCAAATGAATCCTGTCGGCCATCCGATGAAATACCTCTCGGGCTACCCTGACAGCCTCAAAGCCCAGGTACAGCAACTCTTGGCACAAGACCGTCTGGGCGACATGCTGCTCACGAAGTACCCACGGGCGCACGACGTACGCACCGACAAGGCCTTGTACGACTACGTGATGGACCTCAAAAACACGTTTTTACGCAATGCCGAGCCGCTCAGCAAAGTGGCTTTTGACAGCAAGCTGCACGTGATTGCCCACGCGCTGGGGACGCACACGGCCATCTCAAGGGTTCAGGGCAGCAAGCTCAAGGCCAAACGTGAAATACGCGTGGCCACGCTATTCAAGGAAGTGCCTGCGGAGTTCCTGAAGATGATTGCGGTGCACGAGCTGGCCCACATCAAGGAAAAGGCGCACGACAAAGCCTTCTATCAGCTCTGCACCTATATGGAGCCGCAGTACCACCAGTACGAATTTGATTTGCGGGTTTATCTCACGCACGTTGACGTGGCGGGCAAGCTGGACTGGCCAGCGGCCTAGCTGATAGCAAATGTTCAGCGTTTCCACGAGGCAAGCCGAGACAAGCGTTCAAAAGCCAGGTCGGTCACCACGGCCAGCATCCCCACCAGCACCGCTCCCTGTAGAACATAAGCGGTATTGAAGCCGCTGAGTCCGACAATAATCGGTGAGCCCAGGGTTTTTGCGCCCACGGTGGAGGCGATGGCCGCAGTGCCTATGTTGATGATGACCGATGTGCGCACGCCAGAAATCCAGACCGGCAGCGCCAAGGGGGTTTCGACCTGCCGCAAACACTGCCAGGGCGACATGCCCATGCCGTTGGCCGATTGGCGGACCGATTCCGGAACCGATTGAAGGCCCGACACGGTGCCATGCACCACAGGAAGCAGGCCGTACAAGGTCAGGGCAATGAGTGCGGGCAGTTCGCCAAAGCCCACCACAGGCACCGCCACCGCAAGCACAGCCACGGGTGGAAAGGTCTGCCCCATGGACACCACAGTCTCCACAACGGGCCGGAACTGCCGCCCGATCGGGCGTGTGATCCAGACAGCGATAGCGCTTCCAAGCAGAACAGACATCGCGCTGGACACGCCCACCAGCTTGCAGTGTTGCCACAGCAGCTGCGCAAACGGCTCCTGGCGGTAAACCGGGCGGTCCAGCTCTGGGAAAAGGCTGGCAAACAGGGGCTGCGAATGCGGCAGCCAGAGCACCAGCGCCGCCAGCGCCAGCAAGGCCCATAGCAGCTTATCCCCGGCCAGCCCGGCCAGACGCCGTAACCCACCCGCGCTAAACATCGGAAGGCCCGGCCTTGTGAAAAATATCAGCGGCATGCAGCACGCCGGCGTGGGCGCCAGCGGCATCCGTCAGATTCACCACCGCGAGCTGGCGCATGGCCAGATAAGACACTGCCTCACGCAGCGTGGTGGCAGCGGGCAGGCTGGGGCCCCGATGTTGGGGTTCGTGCCGCGCCAGGCTCTGGGCAGACTGAAGCGACAACAGCTTGATGCCGATGTCACTGCGGCCCACAAAGTCGACCACCAAGGCGTTGGCGGGCCTGGCCAAAAGCGCCAGCGGCGTCGCCACCTGCACAATCCGGCCCTGGTCGAGCAGCACGATTTTGGTGGCCAGGCGCAAGGCCTCGTCAATGTCGTGGGTGACCATCACGATGGTTTTGCCGGAGGCCTGGTGAACGCGCTTCATCTCCAGCTGCAATGACGCCCGAATCACCGGGTCCAGGGCCCCAAACGGCTCGTCCATCAATAAAACATCCGGGTCTGCCGCCAAGGCACGGGCAACGCCCACGCGCTGCTGCTGGCCGCCCGACAGCTGGTGGGGGTAACGGGTTCTATAGGTCTCTGGGTCAAGCTCGAAAAGCTGCAGCAGCGTGGTGACGCGATCCCGGATTTTTTGGGCCGTCGAGCCGAGCATCTGGGGCACGGTGGCAATGTTGCGCTCCACCGTCCAGTGCGGAAACAAACCCACAGACTGAATGGCGTAGCCCATGCGCAGGCGCAGGTCGCGCACCTTGAAGCTGTAGATTTCTTCGCCATCGAAAAGGATTCTTCCCGCATCGTGGCTTTCCATGCGGTTAATCATCTTCAGCATGGTGGATTTGCCCGAGCCCGAAGCACCGATCAGGACCACAAACTCCCCGCGGTCAATCTTGAGGTTCACCCCGTCTATCGCGGTGACAAGGCCATACGATTTGCTGATATTCTGAAACTCGATCATGACTGCATGCCACTTCCTGATCCGGTGACGCTGGTAAGGCTGATCAACACCTTGAACGCCACATCGGCCAACACCCCCAGAGCGATGATCGGCACGACGCCCAGCAACACCAAGTCCTGTGCGCTGCTAAAGAGCCCTTCAAACATGATGGCACCCAGCCCACCGGCCCCAATGAGCGCGGTGACGGCAGCCAGCCCCACGGCCTGAATGATGGCGGTGCGCACACCCCCCAAAACAACCGGCAGGGCCAGGGGGAACTCGATACGCCCGAAAATCTGAAAGCGCGTCATGCCCATGCCGGTGGCTGCGTCAATCACACCGGATGGAACCGCCTCCAGGCCGGCCACGGTGGCCCTGACCACCGGCAGCAAACCATACAGGGTCAGCGCAATCACGGCCGGAGCCAGGCCTACGCCACTGATGCCTGCCCTGGCGAGCGCGGGCCAGGCCGCGGCCAGCAGGGCCAGGGGTGCCATCAACAGGCCAAACAAGGCAATCGAAGGGATGGTTTGAATGATGTTCAGCAGCGGAAACAGCGCGCCGGCGATCCTGTTTTTTTGACCGGCCAGCCAGCCCAATGGCAGGCCAATGCACAGGGTGAAGGCCACCGCCATCATCACGATCTGAATGTGCCGGACGACCACGCCGACAAAGATATCCGAGCGGTTGGCATACTCTTTCATGATGGACAGGTCGTCGCACCAACCTGCCGACAGCATGAAGCCCACCGGACTCAGCACCGCTGCGGCGACGACAAAGCGTTGTGCGCTGCCCGCCCGCAGGCGCTGCACGCCATCCGCCGCGATCAAGCCCAAAAGCAGCAACACGGCCCAGAATGCGCCACCCAGTGAGGTCCGGGCAAGGGGCGACTCGGCCTCTGCGACGAAGGACGCATACCTGCCTGCGAGCCAGATCAGGCCACTCACCAGCACGCAGGAAACCAAGACCACGGACCACAGCAGTG
Coding sequences:
- the trpB gene encoding tryptophan synthase subunit beta → MFDYHQPDPTGHFGIYGGSFVSETLTHAINELKDAYAKYQNDPEFLAEFHSELAHFVGRPSPIYHAARMSREQGGAQIYLKREDLNHTGAHKINNTIGQAMLARRMGKTRIIAETGAGQHGVATATICARYGLECVVYMGSEDVKRQSPNVYRMKLLGATVVPVESGSKTLKDALNEAMRDWVANVDNTFYIIGTVAGPHPYPMMVRDFQSVIGTECLAQMPEFIGNRQPDAVIACVGGGSNAMGIFYPYIAHEETRLIGVEAAGEGLESGKHSASLQRGLPGVLHGNRTYVLQNDDGQVTETHSISAGLDYPGVGPEHAFLKDIGRAEYVGITDTEALEAFHYLCRTEGIIAALESSHAVAYAMKLAKTMRSDQSILVNLSGRGDKDIGTVADLSGADFYDRPSMRGLAVKGGEQPKEFSDGPPLGKLAPSGGSAVREATSVGARK
- the trpA gene encoding tryptophan synthase subunit alpha; protein product: MSRIASTFSALKSQGRKALIPYVTAGFPFADITPELMHSMVAGGADVIELGVPFSDPSADGPVIQKAGEKALALGIGLAQVLEMVRVFRQKDGTTPVVLMGYANPVERYDIKHGGSATESAFIRDAAQAGVDGVLIVDYPPEECVEFAARLRAHNMDLIFLLAPTSTSARMAQVAEVASGYVYYVSLKGVTGAGTLDVDAVEAMLPRIRQHVKVPVGVGFGIRDAATAKAIGKVADAVVIGSKIIQLIENQPRDKVATVARDFLKEIRAALD
- the accD gene encoding acetyl-CoA carboxylase, carboxyltransferase subunit beta, with the protein product MSWLEKLLPPKISPTDPTERRSVPEGLWIKCPSCEAVLYKTDLEKNQNVCPQCSHHHRIGARARLDAFLDAEGRYELGQEVLPVDALKFKDSRKYPERLKEALENTGETDALIVMGGAVHSIGVVVACFEFDFMGGSMGSVVGERFVRGVHAAIEQKVPFICFTATGGARMQEGLLSLMQMAKTNAALTRLAKKGLPYVSVLTDPTMGGVSAGFAFVGDIVIAEPKALIGFAGPRVIESTVRVTLPEGFQRAEFLQTKGAVDFICDRRELRKTVASSLAMLLRQPADAVS
- a CDS encoding LON peptidase substrate-binding domain-containing protein, translated to MSEALTLTSLPLFPLGTVLYPGGLLPLRIFEVRYLDMIGKCHKAGAPFGVVSLTEGSEVRRPGHAEPSGDGFAHEAFSTVGTLATITEFAAPQAGLMVIRCIGTQRFTISSSEKMKHGLWIANVTRQDDDIAVKIPEDLQDTADALGKLIQTLQSRGVPAGQMPVLAPYRLQDCGWVANRWCELLPIPLELKQRLMELDNPLLRLELVGDILGRTGIAL
- the lysS gene encoding lysine--tRNA ligase, whose translation is MSIHPALPAADNAIPTPPDDNQLMVERREKLKALRSAGVAFPNDVRPEHRAEALFAQYDSKTKEELGPLAVKVSVAGRMMLKRVMGKASFATLQDASFGPSGGRIQVYINNEGVGEEVHNAFKHWDLGDIVAATGTLFKTKTGELSIHATSIRLVTKSLRPLPDKFHGMADQEVKYRQRYVDLIMDESARKRFMARSKAVSGLREFMVAHDFLEVETPMLHPIPGGANARPFKTHHNALDQEMFLRIAPELYLKRLIVGGFERVFEINRSYRNEGISVRHNPEFTMMEFYAAWWNYSDLMTFTEALIRDAAQKVTGSLQLSYGGKAVDLSQPFERLTIREAILKHTEAGEHVDDMVWLTNALKKLGATEAKDRLSTRSLASLQVLYFEETVEEKLWQPTFIMEHPTEISPLARANDARPEVTERFELYITGREFGNGFSELNDAEEQAARFNAQVAAKDDGDDEAMFYDHDFIRALEYGMPPTGGCGVGIDRLMMLLTDSPSIRDVILFPALRREA
- a CDS encoding patatin-like phospholipase family protein; this encodes MNNVTTIAPCRVNLALQGGGSHGAFTWGVLDALLEDGRIDIEGMSGTSAGAMNAVALAHGFAGAEGKSRVQQHDAAREALASFWNGIVNMGALSSSMSKMQRAPFDILFGHMTMGTSAGPSRLWTDAMTRYWANTLSPYQSNPFDINPLRKFLEGQVDFERLAAARDPGTPKVFVVATRVSSGKAEVFSGKRLTASAVMASACLPMVFQAVEIEGSHFWDGGYSGNPAIHPLIYHCNSRDIVLVQINPIKRESLPTNANEIMDRINEITFNAGLIAEMRAIDFVKRLLAEGKLDPGHYKNVLMHRVDGGEALERFTASTKSSTEASLIHGLRDLGVRCGKEWLDKHYPALGVKDSVNIARDYLDDLRMPVTNANGQPAHPERPQAVEASERGKPATLPPVSTGAVKVSAPVQAPAPAPAARKTVRHKIRSVLDNYLHKLKKRKG
- a CDS encoding YgjP-like metallopeptidase domain-containing protein, producing the protein MNPVGHPMKYLSGYPDSLKAQVQQLLAQDRLGDMLLTKYPRAHDVRTDKALYDYVMDLKNTFLRNAEPLSKVAFDSKLHVIAHALGTHTAISRVQGSKLKAKREIRVATLFKEVPAEFLKMIAVHELAHIKEKAHDKAFYQLCTYMEPQYHQYEFDLRVYLTHVDVAGKLDWPAA
- a CDS encoding ABC transporter permease, whose product is MFSAGGLRRLAGLAGDKLLWALLALAALVLWLPHSQPLFASLFPELDRPVYRQEPFAQLLWQHCKLVGVSSAMSVLLGSAIAVWITRPIGRQFRPVVETVVSMGQTFPPVAVLAVAVPVVGFGELPALIALTLYGLLPVVHGTVSGLQSVPESVRQSANGMGMSPWQCLRQVETPLALPVWISGVRTSVIINIGTAAIASTVGAKTLGSPIIVGLSGFNTAYVLQGAVLVGMLAVVTDLAFERLSRLASWKR
- a CDS encoding ABC transporter ATP-binding protein, which gives rise to MIEFQNISKSYGLVTAIDGVNLKIDRGEFVVLIGASGSGKSTMLKMINRMESHDAGRILFDGEEIYSFKVRDLRLRMGYAIQSVGLFPHWTVERNIATVPQMLGSTAQKIRDRVTTLLQLFELDPETYRTRYPHQLSGGQQQRVGVARALAADPDVLLMDEPFGALDPVIRASLQLEMKRVHQASGKTIVMVTHDIDEALRLATKIVLLDQGRIVQVATPLALLARPANALVVDFVGRSDIGIKLLSLQSAQSLARHEPQHRGPSLPAATTLREAVSYLAMRQLAVVNLTDAAGAHAGVLHAADIFHKAGPSDV
- a CDS encoding ABC transporter permease, producing MSFLGAGVLYGLPFLRVAPNRLVSGEPISLIAVLQVLQGPGWLLAVLMASLLLAAFFKPGRALLWSVVLVSCVLVSGLIWLAGRYASFVAEAESPLARTSLGGAFWAVLLLLGLIAADGVQRLRAGSAQRFVVAAAVLSPVGFMLSAGWCDDLSIMKEYANRSDIFVGVVVRHIQIVMMAVAFTLCIGLPLGWLAGQKNRIAGALFPLLNIIQTIPSIALFGLLMAPLALLAAAWPALARAGISGVGLAPAVIALTLYGLLPVVRATVAGLEAVPSGVIDAATGMGMTRFQIFGRIEFPLALPVVLGGVRTAIIQAVGLAAVTALIGAGGLGAIMFEGLFSSAQDLVLLGVVPIIALGVLADVAFKVLISLTSVTGSGSGMQS